TGGACTAGTAAGCTCagaaaaatatacatacatataaaatttgaTTTTCTACCTCAATTTCAGAAAAAGTCCTCCAAGTAGTGCTTCCAGAACTTTCAAGTTTTTAGTATAATTtaaactttttaaattaaatgaacTGAGCTAGTACCTTCCGATGTCAGACACTGCTAACTCAGCAATAGATCACTTGTTGAATAGCTTTTCTTTACCTAACACACAAAGCAGTAAAATATTACAatataatatattagactggcaTTCATTATACCATATTTGATCTATTATTATTCCAAGTTAGAACTATATGGCTGAGAAATAAAACTAAATAGTCAACAGCATGATGAACTAGGCTTGGGTTTCCGGTGAAGGTTTATTGTATCAGTTTGAATCAAGTGATCTGACCTATCATCAGTTGCAAGAACTCTTCGAACAGCTTCCTCAAAAGCGGCTGCAACATTAGTGGCATCTTTTGCACTGGTCTCAAAGTAAGGATGATTGCCATTGTTCCTGCACCAGACCTGGGCTTCTTCCATAGACACTTGCCTCTCCAGGATATCAACTTTGTTGCCCAATATCACAAAAGGAAACGTTTCAGGCTCTTTGACATCTGCATAGTAAATGAATTCTTTCTTCCAGTTACTGAGATTTTGGAAGCTTTGAGAGTCATCTACACTGAAAGTGAGAAGACAACAGTCAGAACCTCTGTAGAATGGAGTCCGCAAGCTCCTAAAACGTTCTTGACCTGCAGTGTCCCATATCTGCATGGTGACAAAGTGTCCATCCACTTCCAGATCTTTATTTAAGAATTCTACACCTATTGTGTGGAACAGCTGGGTATCAAACTTGTTAGTGACATATCTGTTCATAATTGAACTCTTCCCAACTCCTCCATCTCCTAGAAGAATTACTTTAAGGAGAGATGATTTTGT
This portion of the Tiliqua scincoides isolate rTilSci1 chromosome 3, rTilSci1.hap2, whole genome shotgun sequence genome encodes:
- the RAB9A gene encoding ras-related protein Rab-9A encodes the protein MATKSSLLKVILLGDGGVGKSSIMNRYVTNKFDTQLFHTIGVEFLNKDLEVDGHFVTMQIWDTAGQERFRSLRTPFYRGSDCCLLTFSVDDSQSFQNLSNWKKEFIYYADVKEPETFPFVILGNKVDILERQVSMEEAQVWCRNNGNHPYFETSAKDATNVAAAFEEAVRRVLATDDRSDHLIQTDTINLHRKPKPSSSCC